The following proteins come from a genomic window of Megalops cyprinoides isolate fMegCyp1 chromosome 6, fMegCyp1.pri, whole genome shotgun sequence:
- the LOC118778947 gene encoding transmembrane protein 269-like produces the protein MILMAPLYGFYQHTKRLLLGKRTSQVQLREFARKNVANSLSIANMVAGMASILCSLNGCQYAACWLVLIGYLLDLADGAVARRLDACSALGAKLDDFADFTTFGIATSLLLTTRGLMDNILCMCYVMAVFIRLCFFSTGIPFMYRGLPCIYSSAILACASLLSGGNMQVLRMTAVAMIVFMVNQSFYPHDRVLESQAWKKVVYAGGVAMVFCSSFPPACVYYLLWSVSYILFPTALWSCKV, from the exons ATGATTTTAATGGCCCCTCTGTAtg GCTTTTACCAACACACCAAGAGGCTGCTCCTGGGCAAGAGGACCAGCCAGGTCCAGCTCAGGGAGTTTGCCCGCAAAAATGTGGCCAATTCCCTGTCTATAGCCAACATGGTGGCAGGAATGGCCTCAATCCTCTGTAGCCTGAATGG CTGCCAGTATGCTGCCTGCTGGCTGGTTCTGATTGGTTACCTGCTGGACCTAGCAGACGGAGCAGTAGCTAGGCGACTGGATGCCTGCTCAGCACTGG GTGCCAAGCTGGATGACTTTGCAGACTTCACTACCTTTGGGATTGCAACCTCGCTGCTCTTGACAACCCGTGGCTTGATGGACAACATCCTGTGCATGTGCTACGTCATGGCTGTGTTCATACGTCTCTGCTTCTTCTCTACCG GCATTCCCTTCATGTACCGGGGGCTGCCCTGCATCTATTCCTCTGCCATCCTGGCCTGTGCCTCCCTGCTGTCCGGGGGCAACATGCAGGTCCTGCGTATGACCGCTGTGGCCATGATCGTCTTCATGGTCAACCAGAGCTTCTACCCTCATGACCGTGTGCTGGAGTCCCAGGCCTGGAAAAAGGTCGTCTACGCTGGAG gAGTTGCCATGGTGTTCTGCTCCTCGTTCCCTCCAGCCTGTGTGTACTACCTGCTCTGGTCAGTCTCCTACATCTTATTTCCCACAGCGCTGTGGAGCTGCAAAGTGTGA